One part of the Alistipes onderdonkii genome encodes these proteins:
- a CDS encoding DUF4906 domain-containing protein has translation MKKIFYIPICMMLFCCACSDADINPNPTTQAQQITMTFRCGEMSPTRSASSDTRIDDINLYLFPVNGGPARHIYIAPVQSVVLELPKGDYTLYAIANLARDTGDRAEDFVRTLRVERDPLALADAPFPMSAQQAVTVRGDTQIAVSLVRAVAKVNFSYTVAADFAKSFRVKSVQLRSVPLTAALLGSSRANAAGEVADMEKVSATGTEYNATYYLLENRQGQVAGIGSQQQKDEAHAPEYATYIAIEGKAANVKVVYRIYLGENNTTDFNVVRNRVYNINARILGMNTVDWRVSTAEVAVTPLAESYRPGASAAARLELVSTNDAENDYYLSYHLDAGQGIVTIDGERRTAGTPYPLLSGNGTATAGIAYTQEVSGDVRLRLTVTDKHGISMERILTTTYKNPPITATYTQEGYELAAMDRAYVTFTVSQPGYTGRYKARLNGEGATFFQGHYSADIPKTELTLYEGNGTYELRIKPEAVGEIPFTVTITDEQGNSTFFESSVKGVKTTANFSLDFRLMTGALDIVMESSYPVSEDLKITVTASVKIVYSGGYTRMQDYTFDVFFEAERSRGTGYVYLDLQGRYDISIVSYTMESDTPVSLNGMVEYKLQ, from the coding sequence ATGAAAAAGATATTTTATATTCCGATCTGCATGATGCTTTTTTGCTGCGCCTGCTCGGATGCGGACATAAATCCTAATCCGACGACGCAGGCACAGCAGATCACCATGACGTTCCGATGCGGCGAAATGTCCCCGACACGCAGTGCATCGAGCGACACCCGCATCGACGACATCAACCTGTACCTGTTCCCTGTGAATGGCGGCCCGGCCCGGCACATATACATCGCCCCCGTGCAGTCGGTCGTACTCGAACTGCCCAAAGGGGACTATACGCTTTATGCCATCGCAAACCTCGCCCGCGATACAGGCGACCGGGCGGAGGATTTCGTTCGCACGCTGCGCGTCGAACGGGATCCTTTGGCCCTCGCGGATGCACCCTTTCCCATGTCCGCACAGCAGGCTGTTACCGTGCGCGGCGACACGCAGATCGCCGTGTCCTTGGTTCGCGCCGTGGCAAAGGTCAATTTCAGCTACACGGTAGCCGCCGATTTCGCAAAGTCTTTTCGTGTGAAGTCCGTGCAGCTTCGCAGCGTCCCGCTCACCGCAGCCCTTTTAGGCTCCAGCCGGGCCAATGCCGCCGGGGAAGTGGCAGACATGGAAAAGGTATCAGCGACGGGAACTGAATACAACGCAACCTACTACCTGCTGGAAAACCGTCAGGGACAGGTCGCGGGAATCGGTTCCCAACAGCAGAAAGACGAAGCCCATGCCCCGGAATATGCGACTTACATAGCCATAGAGGGCAAAGCCGCAAATGTTAAGGTCGTGTACCGCATATACCTCGGCGAGAATAACACCACGGATTTTAACGTCGTTCGCAACCGGGTTTACAACATCAATGCACGTATTCTCGGTATGAACACCGTGGACTGGCGCGTATCGACAGCCGAAGTAGCCGTTACGCCTTTGGCCGAAAGTTACAGGCCCGGCGCATCCGCCGCTGCGAGGTTGGAACTCGTGTCCACGAACGATGCGGAGAATGATTATTACCTCTCGTACCACCTCGACGCGGGACAGGGCATCGTCACCATCGACGGGGAGCGCCGTACGGCAGGCACACCTTATCCGCTGCTCTCCGGAAACGGCACGGCGACGGCTGGCATCGCCTATACACAAGAGGTCTCCGGCGACGTGCGCCTGCGCCTGACCGTCACGGATAAACACGGGATCAGCATGGAGCGCATCCTGACTACCACCTACAAGAACCCGCCAATAACCGCGACCTATACCCAAGAAGGGTATGAGTTGGCCGCAATGGACAGGGCCTATGTTACGTTTACCGTGTCCCAACCCGGTTATACGGGCAGGTATAAAGCCCGCTTGAACGGTGAGGGTGCGACATTCTTTCAGGGACATTACAGTGCAGATATTCCGAAAACAGAACTGACCTTATACGAGGGAAACGGAACTTATGAACTGCGCATAAAACCAGAAGCCGTAGGCGAAATCCCCTTTACCGTAACCATCACCGACGAGCAGGGAAACAGTACTTTTTTCGAATCTTCCGTGAAAGGCGTGAAAACGACAGCGAATTTTTCGCTCGATTTCAGGCTGATGACCGGAGCGCTCGATATTGTCATGGAATCGTCTTATCCCGTCAGCGAAGATTTGAAGATCACGGTTACGGCCTCCGTAAAGATCGTCTATTCGGGCGGATATACAAGAATGCAGGATTATACGTTCGACGTGTTTTTCGAAGCCGAGCGCTCACGGGGAACAGGCTATGTATATCTCGACCTGCAAGGCCGATATGACATTTCCATTGTTTCGTACACTATGGAATCCGACACTCCGGTTTCATTGAACGGTATGGTCGAATACAAACTACAATAG
- a CDS encoding DUF4906 domain-containing protein — translation MKHTIFFLLTLALCWGCISDREPDARSKVTVELTVRPDPMTTTTRTTDEAAIRDLNFYLIDRKGAVVLYRYLTATTLRFECLPGDYLVRIAANVGRSLGETADLFQYKVTYQEHYNMLPMFCEQKTTISLSSDGVVQLPPITVKRVVSKISYNLTAKPADMELKSVQLISIPRTAVVFAPDGTAADNPDDYTDSPETTLTGQRAAGSYYMLPNRQGVNTSITDQKQKNADNAPACASWLLIRATRGSKVLAYSVYLGENNTSDFNVRANSHYTLNITLLNDNTADTRIASYTATVYDDFDDGNIGSYCVYDPDYSLHVDMVNENSSLAISGRLEVTQGDSDYFEFDRNDCNSSFEFEIYNPKGGNYFYLDYRPPIFTKDNSQLAYRVTLTDEYGFAQSYDFKHTMANVVYVHTSTGGSVTADKCLYAQTATEGSGKRTAALCHEDGCRLTATATGYYLFDGWYADAAYTRLLSSSESYTYIPRDLYADIYARFRAVDTPLDSKGTANCYIAPTLNTRYSFNATVQGNGKNTRNIWAQNLNGTSARMLWESDSKVVENVLYADNRISFSTGNARGNAVIGLFDVTDNCIWSWHIWSVDYDPATTAQTYVSGAVFMDRNLGAISTDCTHPASRGLYYQWGRKDPFIHPANCTSYEPERVVYTEGFAFNVSYPRNARTESPYDVMTVEWSIAHPTTFMSDAMYEDWEEWASVVDWLYNHHPNLWGNITTSNSNISKISYKSIYDPCPVGWKVPSPEDFVGIERVSQSSPYYVTIHYNGNRTTNIPIGGTFVDTRFMNNGQLGRLYTNAPYYMFWGTYGCRYGDISCTSIIFSTGSVPSFIDTTDYYRYAANPIRCIRE, via the coding sequence ATGAAACACACTATATTTTTTTTGCTCACCCTCGCTCTTTGCTGGGGCTGCATTTCCGACCGCGAGCCGGACGCCCGGTCGAAAGTGACGGTAGAACTGACCGTCAGGCCCGACCCCATGACCACGACGACCCGCACGACCGACGAAGCAGCGATCCGCGACCTGAATTTCTACCTCATAGACAGAAAAGGCGCAGTCGTCCTATATCGCTACCTCACCGCAACGACACTACGTTTCGAATGTCTGCCGGGCGACTACCTCGTACGCATTGCCGCGAACGTCGGGCGCAGTCTGGGCGAAACAGCCGATCTGTTCCAATACAAGGTGACATACCAAGAGCATTACAACATGCTGCCGATGTTCTGCGAACAGAAAACAACGATCTCATTATCCTCCGACGGCGTGGTGCAGTTGCCGCCCATAACCGTAAAGCGGGTTGTATCGAAAATCTCTTATAACCTTACCGCCAAGCCTGCGGACATGGAACTCAAATCGGTGCAGCTTATTTCCATCCCCCGCACTGCGGTGGTGTTCGCCCCAGACGGCACGGCGGCCGATAATCCCGACGACTATACCGACAGTCCCGAAACAACCCTGACGGGACAGCGGGCCGCAGGTTCTTACTACATGCTGCCCAACAGACAAGGGGTGAATACTTCGATTACCGACCAGAAACAGAAGAACGCCGACAATGCACCCGCTTGCGCATCGTGGCTGCTCATCCGTGCCACACGGGGCAGTAAGGTGCTGGCCTACTCGGTCTATCTGGGCGAAAACAATACGTCCGATTTCAACGTCCGGGCCAACAGCCATTACACGCTCAATATAACCCTGCTGAACGACAACACCGCAGACACTCGCATTGCGTCATATACTGCGACCGTGTACGACGATTTCGATGACGGCAATATCGGCAGCTACTGCGTGTATGACCCGGATTACAGCCTGCATGTCGATATGGTGAATGAAAACAGCTCGCTCGCTATCAGCGGGCGGTTAGAGGTAACACAAGGCGACAGCGATTATTTCGAATTTGACCGTAACGACTGCAATAGCAGCTTCGAATTTGAAATCTATAACCCCAAAGGCGGCAATTACTTTTACCTCGATTACCGCCCGCCGATCTTTACAAAAGACAATTCGCAACTGGCATACCGTGTGACCCTGACCGACGAATACGGATTCGCACAGTCTTACGATTTCAAACATACGATGGCAAATGTAGTCTACGTCCATACTTCCACGGGCGGAAGCGTCACGGCAGACAAATGCCTTTACGCCCAAACCGCGACCGAGGGCAGCGGGAAGCGCACCGCGGCGTTATGCCACGAGGACGGCTGCCGACTGACCGCCACGGCGACGGGTTACTACTTATTCGACGGCTGGTATGCCGACGCCGCATATACCCGGCTTCTTTCGTCGTCGGAGAGCTATACCTACATTCCCCGCGATCTGTACGCCGACATCTATGCCCGGTTCCGTGCCGTAGACACTCCGCTCGACAGCAAGGGAACGGCAAACTGCTACATAGCCCCAACCCTGAATACCCGCTATTCGTTTAACGCGACCGTTCAGGGTAACGGCAAAAACACGAGAAATATTTGGGCCCAAAATCTTAACGGAACTTCCGCTCGTATGCTTTGGGAATCGGATAGCAAAGTTGTTGAAAATGTATTGTATGCAGACAACCGTATCTCGTTCTCGACGGGGAACGCGCGGGGGAACGCCGTAATCGGATTGTTCGACGTTACGGATAATTGCATCTGGTCATGGCATATTTGGTCGGTCGATTACGACCCGGCAACCACAGCACAGACCTATGTTTCCGGAGCCGTTTTTATGGATCGAAACCTGGGAGCGATTTCTACCGACTGCACGCATCCCGCATCCCGCGGGCTTTACTACCAATGGGGCCGCAAAGACCCGTTCATCCATCCGGCAAATTGCACCAGCTATGAACCTGAAAGAGTGGTCTATACCGAAGGATTCGCATTTAATGTCAGCTATCCCCGAAACGCCAGGACTGAAAGCCCTTATGACGTAATGACCGTAGAGTGGTCGATTGCTCATCCAACAACCTTTATGAGCGATGCCATGTACGAAGATTGGGAAGAGTGGGCATCTGTTGTGGATTGGCTTTACAATCATCATCCGAATCTTTGGGGTAATATCACGACGAGCAACAGCAATATCAGCAAGATAAGCTACAAATCTATCTATGATCCGTGTCCCGTTGGTTGGAAAGTTCCCAGCCCCGAAGATTTTGTCGGAATCGAGCGGGTAAGTCAGTCGTCGCCCTATTATGTAACGATTCATTACAACGGTAATCGCACTACGAATATTCCGATCGGAGGGACTTTCGTCGATACACGCTTTATGAATAACGGACAACTCGGACGACTTTACACCAATGCGCCCTACTATATGTTCTGGGGAACGTATGGCTGTCGGTATGGCGATATTTCCTGCACCTCGATTATTTTCTCGACGGGTTCCGTACCCTCATTTATCGACACAACAGATTATTACCGCTATGCCGCAAATCCTATCCGCTGTATTCGGGAATAG
- a CDS encoding DUF1573 domain-containing protein: MDKKNSQVFSAVAVPMSVAVVVVVVMVVAAGIMCFVANGGEGAADGLLPTPALIGTDREHAGLAGSDTLFRFESRVANLGRIRVGHKKKIVFRFTNVSSCPVLITKVMTTCECTSAVWDKAPLLPGRRSRIEVTYEAERDGVFFRKLFIYHAGAASPFEIAIEGVGEE; this comes from the coding sequence ATGGATAAAAAAAATAGTCAGGTATTCAGTGCGGTCGCGGTGCCGATGTCCGTAGCCGTGGTCGTGGTTGTGGTTATGGTCGTGGCCGCGGGAATCATGTGCTTCGTGGCAAATGGCGGAGAGGGGGCGGCCGACGGGCTGCTACCCACTCCGGCACTGATCGGTACAGATCGGGAACACGCCGGCCTTGCCGGCAGCGATACGCTTTTCCGGTTCGAATCCCGGGTTGCAAACCTGGGGCGGATAAGGGTGGGACATAAGAAAAAAATCGTATTCCGCTTCACCAACGTCAGTTCGTGCCCTGTCTTAATCACCAAAGTAATGACCACCTGCGAATGCACTTCGGCTGTCTGGGACAAGGCGCCCCTGCTGCCCGGCCGGCGGTCGCGGATCGAAGTGACCTATGAAGCCGAACGGGATGGAGTGTTCTTCCGGAAGTTGTTTATCTACCATGCGGGCGCCGCTTCGCCTTTCGAGATCGCGATTGAGGGGGTGGGCGAGGAATAG
- a CDS encoding radical SAM protein, whose translation MAKVFTFTPDYPHVFPCEVVKGGTGYRDYARVLPEEVEHSCPDYGLYDYPAAVGFLTRGCVNRCPWCVVPRKEGAIRANADIEEFLGGRRNAVLLDNNVLASGWGLEQIEKIIRLGVRVDFNQGLDARQIARNTEIAELLSRVKWSKYIRMAYDSSAVRDNVHRAIERLKKCGVKPAKMFFYVLVRDVDDALGRIEELRALGCQPFAQPYRDFESKIHPTPEQRRLARWCNHKAIFHTVDFKNYKK comes from the coding sequence ATGGCAAAGGTGTTTACGTTCACTCCCGACTATCCCCACGTTTTCCCCTGCGAAGTCGTGAAAGGCGGAACCGGGTATCGGGATTATGCGCGGGTCCTGCCCGAAGAAGTGGAACACTCCTGCCCCGATTACGGGTTGTATGATTATCCTGCGGCAGTAGGTTTCCTGACCCGCGGATGCGTGAACCGCTGCCCGTGGTGCGTAGTCCCCCGTAAAGAGGGGGCAATCCGGGCAAATGCCGACATTGAGGAATTTTTAGGCGGACGCCGCAACGCCGTACTGCTCGACAACAACGTACTTGCGTCCGGGTGGGGACTGGAGCAGATCGAGAAGATCATCCGGTTAGGGGTGCGGGTGGACTTCAACCAGGGTCTTGATGCCCGGCAAATCGCCCGGAATACCGAAATCGCAGAACTGCTCTCCCGCGTGAAGTGGTCGAAGTATATTCGCATGGCATATGACAGCTCCGCCGTCCGGGACAACGTTCACAGGGCAATAGAAAGGCTGAAAAAATGCGGCGTGAAGCCCGCAAAGATGTTTTTCTATGTCCTCGTTCGGGACGTGGATGACGCGCTGGGCCGCATCGAAGAACTGCGTGCGCTGGGATGCCAGCCCTTTGCACAGCCTTACCGCGACTTTGAGAGCAAGATACACCCCACACCCGAACAGCGGCGACTGGCCCGCTGGTGCAACCACAAAGCGATATTTCACACCGTGGATTTCAAAAACTACAAAAAATAA
- a CDS encoding DUF3575 domain-containing protein, with protein MKKRHIITLMLCLLALWGKPHRAAAQFFSAKVNALAALTGTVNVGLDAAVADKWTLDVSGYWNPINSDSFSCRLYAAQIGTKRWLYEAFVGHFISGQLTYGNYLYGGSRHYYKGNMAGLGFSYGYAWLLSKRWNITAEIGVGVFYMKDTRRDRTLPEYESIIIHHYKRWVVGPSRAEVSFNYLF; from the coding sequence ATGAAGAAAAGACACATCATCACCTTAATGCTCTGCCTGCTGGCTTTGTGGGGCAAACCTCATCGGGCCGCAGCGCAGTTTTTCAGCGCCAAAGTAAACGCACTGGCCGCACTCACCGGAACGGTGAACGTCGGCCTCGACGCGGCCGTCGCCGATAAATGGACGCTCGACGTATCCGGCTACTGGAACCCGATTAATTCCGATTCGTTCAGTTGCCGCCTGTACGCCGCACAGATCGGCACGAAACGCTGGCTGTACGAGGCTTTCGTAGGACATTTCATCAGTGGCCAGCTTACCTACGGAAATTACCTGTACGGCGGCTCACGGCACTACTACAAGGGCAATATGGCCGGGCTGGGGTTCAGCTATGGCTATGCCTGGCTACTCTCGAAGCGGTGGAACATCACAGCCGAAATCGGCGTCGGAGTCTTTTACATGAAAGATACCCGCCGCGACCGCACATTGCCCGAATACGAATCCATCATCATTCACCACTATAAGCGATGGGTGGTCGGCCCCTCACGCGCAGAGGTAAGTTTTAACTACTTATTCTAA
- a CDS encoding site-specific integrase: MAKTTYSLAKSKNNLGEAQIIIRMYVRMGYFVRIKSNIWVDEKRWGKKNNITIPTIPGEEQTALLNKKELLRQLTLYVEEAILNADDKNIIDKIWAEKIVARFYKKSKEPKNKSEKTPADNFFSLFDGYIKKRKFSEARIKHLSVLRRCLQRFEMYKQLGNRRYKLDIAKLTHEDLSEIEHFLFHEREFFLQYPQIYEAVPYSLKVPKKSVRKVKPYLDATGNPRPKGMPVVRGQNTVTDIMTRFRSFMIWAIEEGYAQKNPFKEYRINESVYGKPIYISVAERKKIHETDMSDDPVLEQQKNVFVLQCLIGCRVGDYYNMTYDNLIGNAIEYIPSKTRNDRVNTIRVPLTETALEIINRYRNLERKTIMPFVAQQTYNVYIKKVFLRAGITRTVTVINQQTRQEEQRPIYEIASSHMARRTFIGNIYKNVKDPNLVGALSGHKEGSKAFARYRDIDEDMKKELVNMLE; the protein is encoded by the coding sequence ATGGCAAAGACGACATATAGTTTAGCAAAGTCTAAAAACAATTTGGGTGAGGCGCAAATTATAATTCGGATGTATGTTCGGATGGGTTACTTTGTGCGTATTAAGTCAAATATATGGGTCGATGAAAAACGCTGGGGTAAGAAAAATAATATTACGATTCCGACTATTCCGGGTGAAGAACAAACTGCGTTACTGAATAAAAAAGAATTGTTGCGTCAATTAACCTTATATGTCGAAGAAGCTATATTAAATGCGGATGATAAAAACATTATTGATAAGATTTGGGCGGAAAAAATTGTTGCTCGATTCTATAAAAAGTCCAAAGAGCCGAAGAATAAATCCGAGAAAACACCTGCGGATAATTTCTTTTCTTTATTTGACGGATATATAAAGAAGCGTAAATTTTCAGAGGCGCGTATAAAGCATTTAAGCGTTTTGCGTCGCTGTTTGCAGCGGTTTGAAATGTATAAACAGCTTGGGAATCGGCGCTACAAACTGGATATTGCGAAACTTACCCATGAGGATTTATCCGAAATAGAACATTTTTTATTCCATGAGAGGGAATTTTTTCTGCAATATCCGCAAATATATGAAGCTGTACCTTATTCGTTGAAAGTTCCGAAAAAATCGGTAAGAAAGGTCAAGCCTTATTTGGATGCGACCGGAAACCCGCGACCGAAAGGGATGCCTGTTGTACGCGGTCAGAATACGGTTACAGATATTATGACAAGGTTTCGATCATTTATGATTTGGGCTATTGAAGAGGGATATGCGCAAAAGAATCCTTTTAAGGAGTATCGGATCAACGAAAGTGTTTATGGGAAACCGATCTATATTTCGGTTGCTGAACGAAAAAAGATACATGAAACTGATATGTCTGATGATCCGGTATTGGAACAGCAAAAAAATGTTTTTGTTCTTCAATGTCTGATCGGTTGTAGGGTAGGAGATTATTATAATATGACGTATGATAATCTTATAGGAAATGCTATCGAATATATCCCGTCCAAAACCCGGAATGATCGCGTAAATACGATAAGGGTTCCTTTGACGGAAACGGCATTGGAAATAATAAACCGTTATCGGAATCTGGAGCGTAAAACAATTATGCCGTTTGTCGCGCAACAAACTTATAATGTATATATTAAAAAAGTTTTTTTGCGCGCCGGCATTACTCGGACTGTTACTGTGATTAATCAACAGACCCGTCAAGAGGAACAGCGACCGATTTATGAAATTGCATCGTCGCACATGGCTCGTAGGACATTTATCGGTAATATCTATAAAAATGTTAAGGATCCTAATTTGGTAGGAGCATTGAGCGGTCATAAAGAGGGTAGCAAGGCGTTTGCCCGCTATCGGGATATTGACGAGGATATGAAAAAAGAATTGGTAAATATGTTGGAGTAA